The following proteins come from a genomic window of Streptomyces sp. Sge12:
- a CDS encoding TerB family tellurite resistance protein → MLPVRGGDGRKLTVWGTRTTWSTVGDGEFFCPACGGDRNYRRRTGRRRFTVLGVPLLPRGQAGPVIECQGCRARFDTDVLDHLTTTRFTALLRDAVHTVALAVLTAGGTASRSALEAAVGAVRAAGFQDCTEEQLESLVEALSSDEGRLGLYDVPECCGAALSIELHEALEPLAPHLAGPGRESILLQGARIALADGPYTPAEREVLATVGAALRIDTDEVARLLSAVRAP, encoded by the coding sequence GTGCTGCCAGTTCGGGGTGGGGACGGCCGGAAGCTGACGGTCTGGGGCACCCGTACCACCTGGAGCACCGTGGGCGACGGGGAGTTCTTCTGCCCCGCCTGCGGTGGCGACCGCAACTACCGCCGGCGCACCGGACGACGCCGGTTCACCGTCCTCGGGGTGCCGCTGCTGCCCCGCGGGCAGGCCGGGCCCGTCATCGAGTGCCAGGGCTGCCGGGCCCGCTTCGACACCGACGTCCTCGACCACCTCACCACGACCCGCTTCACCGCCCTGCTGCGCGACGCCGTGCACACCGTGGCGCTCGCCGTGCTCACCGCGGGCGGGACGGCCTCGCGGAGCGCGCTGGAGGCCGCGGTGGGCGCCGTACGGGCCGCGGGCTTCCAGGACTGCACCGAGGAGCAGCTGGAGTCCCTCGTGGAGGCGCTGTCCAGCGACGAGGGCCGGCTCGGGCTGTACGACGTCCCGGAGTGCTGCGGGGCCGCGCTGTCGATAGAGCTGCACGAGGCCCTGGAGCCGCTGGCCCCGCACCTGGCCGGCCCCGGCCGTGAATCGATCCTGCTCCAGGGGGCCCGTATCGCGCTCGCGGACGGCCCGTACACCCCGGCCGAGCGCGAGGTGCTCGCCACGGTCGGCGCGGCGCTGCGGATCGACACGGACGAGGTGGCCCGGCTGCTGTCGGCGGTCCGCGCGCCCTAG
- a CDS encoding nucleobase:cation symporter-2 family protein — MARVAARLSTDGEQSTHPVDEVLPVPKLALYGFQHVLAFYAGAVIVPIIVGNALKLSPEQLVYLINADLFTCGIASIIQAWGIGRIGARLPLIQGVTFTAVSPMIAIGLGAGGGTAALLVIYGAVITAGLATFAFAWLPAKAFRTVMRLFPPVVTGTVITVLGIVLIPVGLNDAAGGLGSPDFGDPKNFAYAGGTMLFILVLMKIGRPFLSSISILLGLVVGTTVAFLLGDAKFGDVSKSEWIGITTPFHFGAPKFEWFPIVLMLIVMLITMVETTGDTYAVGDIVGKEVDSETVARALRADGAATALGGVLNSFPYVAFAENVGLVRMTKVKSRFVVVAAGVFMIVLGLLPKAAAIVAAVPHGVLGGAATVMFAMVALAGIQTLAKVDLKEEKNALIVGVSLAFALLPATVPVLFAKHMDPDLSSLLNSGVTLGATSAIVLNLVFNGLAKDGAHDVPKVELPAQVAAAGDDADSAAAAPAPSGEGEEARTPAS; from the coding sequence ATGGCACGTGTCGCCGCCCGGCTTTCCACCGACGGAGAGCAGAGCACCCACCCGGTCGACGAGGTGCTCCCCGTTCCCAAGCTCGCGCTGTACGGCTTCCAGCACGTACTCGCCTTCTACGCCGGTGCGGTGATCGTTCCGATCATCGTCGGCAATGCGCTGAAGCTGAGCCCTGAACAGCTGGTCTACCTGATCAACGCGGACCTCTTCACCTGCGGTATCGCCTCGATCATCCAGGCCTGGGGCATAGGCCGGATCGGCGCGCGACTGCCGCTGATCCAGGGCGTGACCTTCACCGCGGTCTCCCCGATGATCGCCATCGGCCTCGGCGCGGGAGGCGGCACCGCCGCCCTCCTGGTCATCTACGGCGCCGTGATCACCGCCGGTCTCGCCACCTTCGCCTTCGCCTGGCTGCCCGCCAAGGCCTTCCGGACCGTGATGCGGCTGTTCCCACCGGTCGTCACCGGCACGGTGATCACCGTGCTGGGCATCGTCCTGATCCCGGTCGGTCTCAACGACGCGGCCGGCGGCCTCGGCAGCCCCGACTTCGGGGACCCGAAGAACTTCGCCTACGCCGGCGGCACGATGCTCTTCATCCTCGTCCTGATGAAGATCGGCAGGCCCTTCCTCTCCAGCATCTCGATCCTCCTCGGCCTGGTCGTCGGCACCACCGTCGCCTTCCTCCTCGGGGACGCGAAGTTCGGCGACGTGAGCAAGTCCGAGTGGATCGGCATCACCACCCCCTTCCACTTCGGTGCCCCGAAGTTCGAGTGGTTCCCGATCGTCCTGATGCTCATCGTCATGCTGATCACCATGGTCGAGACGACCGGTGACACCTACGCCGTCGGCGACATCGTCGGCAAGGAGGTCGACAGCGAGACCGTGGCCCGCGCCCTGCGTGCCGACGGCGCGGCGACCGCCCTCGGCGGCGTCCTCAACTCCTTCCCGTACGTGGCCTTCGCCGAGAACGTCGGCCTGGTGCGGATGACGAAGGTCAAGAGCCGGTTCGTGGTCGTCGCCGCGGGTGTGTTCATGATCGTCCTGGGCCTGCTGCCCAAGGCCGCCGCGATCGTCGCCGCCGTCCCGCACGGCGTCCTCGGCGGCGCCGCGACCGTCATGTTTGCCATGGTCGCCCTGGCCGGCATCCAGACCCTGGCCAAGGTGGACCTGAAGGAGGAGAAGAACGCCCTGATCGTCGGCGTCTCCCTGGCCTTCGCCCTGCTCCCCGCGACCGTCCCGGTCCTCTTCGCCAAGCACATGGACCCGGACCTGTCCTCGCTGCTCAACAGCGGTGTGACGCTGGGTGCCACGTCCGCCATCGTCCTGAACCTGGTCTTCAACGGCCTGGCCAAGGACGGGGCCCACGACGTCCCCAAGGTCGAACTGCCCGCCCAGGTGGCGGCGGCCGGGGACGACGCGGATTCCGCAGCAGCCGCACCGGCCCCGTCGGGTGAGGGCGAAGAGGCCCGGACCCCGGCCTCCTGA
- the recO gene encoding DNA repair protein RecO, whose translation MSLFRDDGIVLRTQKLGEADRIITLLTRGHGRVRAVARGVRRTKSKFGAGLEPFSHADVQFFARGSELIGRSLPLCTQTEIIAPYGNGIVTDYARYTAGTAMLETAERFTENEGEPAVQQYLLLVGALRTLSRGEHEPHLILDAFLLRSLAVNGYAPSFEDCAKCGIHGPNRHFSVAAGGVICGDCRVPGSVVPSSEAIALLSALLTGDWGHADACEARHVREGSGLVSAYLHWHLERGLRSLRYVEK comes from the coding sequence ATGAGCCTGTTCCGCGACGACGGCATCGTGCTGCGCACCCAGAAGCTGGGTGAGGCGGACCGCATCATCACGCTGCTCACCCGCGGCCACGGCCGGGTGCGGGCCGTCGCCCGCGGGGTCCGGCGCACCAAGTCCAAGTTCGGCGCCGGGCTGGAACCTTTCTCCCACGCCGACGTGCAGTTCTTCGCCCGCGGCAGCGAACTGATCGGCCGCAGCCTCCCGCTCTGCACCCAGACCGAGATCATCGCCCCGTACGGCAACGGCATCGTCACCGACTACGCCCGCTACACCGCCGGCACCGCGATGCTGGAGACCGCCGAGCGGTTCACCGAGAACGAGGGCGAGCCCGCCGTGCAGCAGTACCTGCTGCTCGTCGGAGCCCTGCGCACCCTCTCGCGCGGCGAGCACGAGCCCCACCTGATCCTCGACGCCTTCCTGCTGCGCTCCCTCGCGGTCAACGGCTACGCGCCCAGCTTCGAGGACTGCGCGAAGTGCGGCATCCACGGCCCCAACCGGCACTTCTCCGTCGCCGCGGGCGGGGTGATATGCGGGGACTGCCGGGTACCCGGCAGCGTCGTACCCTCGTCGGAGGCCATCGCCCTGCTCAGCGCCCTGCTGACGGGCGACTGGGGGCATGCCGACGCGTGCGAGGCGCGTCACGTGCGGGAGGGCAGCGGGCTGGTCTCCGCCTATTTGCACTGGCATCTGGAGCGCGGGCTACGCTCCCTGCGATACGTCGAGAAATAG
- a CDS encoding isoprenyl transferase, whose protein sequence is MARRGILGRSRREYKVPEPHPSGAVPPKIPGELVPNHVAVVMDGNGRWAKERGLPRTEGHKVGEGVVLDVLKGCLEMGVKNLSLYAFSTENWKRSPDEVRFLMNFNRDVIRRRRDEMNELGIRIRWVGRMPKMWKSVVQELQVAQEQTVGNDAMTLYFCVNYGGRAEIADAAQAIARDVAAGRLDPSKVNEKTFAKYMYYPDMPDVDLFLRPSGEQRTSNYLLWQSAYAEMVFQDVLWPDFDRRNLWAACLEYAQRDRRFGGAVPNQPEPGTSA, encoded by the coding sequence ATGGCACGACGCGGGATTCTGGGGCGCTCTCGCCGCGAGTACAAGGTTCCCGAACCGCACCCCTCCGGCGCGGTCCCGCCGAAGATCCCCGGCGAGCTCGTCCCGAACCACGTCGCGGTCGTCATGGACGGCAACGGCCGCTGGGCCAAGGAGCGCGGTCTGCCGCGCACCGAGGGCCACAAGGTCGGCGAGGGCGTCGTGCTCGACGTGCTCAAGGGCTGCCTGGAGATGGGCGTCAAGAACCTGTCCCTGTACGCCTTCTCGACGGAGAACTGGAAGCGCTCGCCCGACGAGGTCCGCTTCCTGATGAACTTCAACCGCGACGTCATCCGGCGCCGCCGCGACGAGATGAACGAGCTGGGCATCCGCATCCGCTGGGTCGGCCGCATGCCGAAGATGTGGAAGTCGGTCGTCCAGGAGCTCCAGGTCGCCCAGGAGCAGACCGTCGGCAACGACGCCATGACCCTCTACTTCTGCGTCAACTACGGCGGCCGCGCGGAGATCGCGGACGCGGCGCAGGCCATCGCCCGCGATGTCGCCGCGGGCCGGCTGGACCCGTCGAAGGTGAACGAGAAGACCTTCGCGAAGTACATGTACTACCCGGACATGCCGGACGTGGACCTCTTCCTGCGCCCCAGCGGCGAGCAGCGCACGTCCAACTACCTGCTCTGGCAGAGCGCGTACGCCGAGATGGTCTTCCAGGACGTCCTGTGGCCGGACTTCGACCGCCGCAACCTCTGGGCGGCCTGCCTGGAGTACGCGCAGCGCGACCGCCGCTTCGGCGGCGCCGTCCCGAACCAGCCGGAGCCGGGCACCTCCGCCTGA
- a CDS encoding Fur family transcriptional regulator: protein MATAPGEMNTAPVRGRSTRQRAAVAAALDEVDEFRSAQELHDMLKHRGDSVGLTTVYRTLQSLADAGEVDVLRTSDGESVYRRCSTGDHHHHLVCRKCGKAVEVEGPAVEKWAESIAAEHGYVNVAHTVEIFGTCADCAAAG from the coding sequence GTGGCGACTGCGCCTGGCGAGATGAATACCGCGCCAGTACGAGGACGATCCACCCGGCAGCGGGCCGCGGTCGCGGCGGCGCTGGACGAGGTGGACGAGTTCCGCAGCGCCCAGGAACTCCACGACATGCTCAAGCACCGTGGCGACTCCGTGGGCCTGACCACCGTCTACCGCACGCTCCAGTCGCTCGCGGACGCCGGTGAGGTCGACGTCCTGCGCACCAGCGACGGCGAGTCCGTCTACCGCCGCTGCTCCACCGGCGATCACCACCACCACCTGGTGTGCCGCAAGTGCGGCAAGGCGGTCGAGGTCGAGGGCCCGGCCGTGGAGAAGTGGGCGGAGTCCATCGCGGCCGAGCACGGCTATGTGAATGTGGCGCACACGGTGGAGATCTTCGGCACCTGCGCCGACTGCGCCGCCGCGGGCTGA